The following proteins are co-located in the Massilia litorea genome:
- the xapA gene encoding xanthosine phosphorylase produces MSSNTPFEAAEIIRARKPGFEPRVAMILGSGLGVLAEQMLDAVSISYSELPGFPISTVHGHAGELVLGTLAGVPVVCMKGRGHFYEGYGANVMTSAVRTFKLLGCEMLLVTNAAGSLRPEVDAGSVVVLSDHINLLPGSPMAGPNDDRFGPRFFSMANAYDAELRALVKETAAAKNITIAEGVYLAAPGPNFETAAEIRAFRTMGADVVGMSVVPEVISARHCGLKVVGISAITNLAEGLSPFPLSHEQTLKYAAIAAKDLVTLIHSFTERLAAIPRAAAQ; encoded by the coding sequence ATGTCCAGCAATACCCCATTCGAAGCCGCCGAGATCATTCGCGCCCGCAAACCAGGGTTCGAGCCGCGCGTGGCGATGATCCTCGGCTCCGGCCTCGGCGTGCTTGCCGAGCAGATGCTGGACGCGGTCTCGATCAGCTACTCGGAACTGCCGGGCTTCCCGATCAGCACCGTGCACGGGCATGCGGGCGAACTCGTGCTGGGTACCCTGGCCGGCGTGCCGGTCGTCTGCATGAAGGGCCGCGGCCACTTCTACGAAGGCTATGGCGCCAACGTCATGACCTCGGCCGTGCGCACCTTCAAACTGCTGGGCTGCGAGATGCTGCTGGTGACGAATGCCGCCGGTTCGCTGCGCCCCGAAGTCGATGCCGGCAGCGTCGTCGTCCTGTCGGACCACATCAACCTGCTGCCGGGCAGCCCGATGGCCGGTCCGAACGACGACCGCTTCGGCCCGCGCTTCTTCAGCATGGCCAATGCCTATGACGCCGAGCTGCGCGCCCTGGTCAAGGAAACCGCGGCCGCCAAAAACATCACCATCGCCGAAGGCGTGTATCTCGCCGCGCCGGGTCCGAACTTCGAGACCGCCGCCGAAATCCGCGCGTTCAGGACGATGGGCGCCGACGTCGTCGGCATGTCGGTGGTGCCGGAAGTGATCTCGGCCCGCCACTGCGGCCTGAAAGTGGTCGGCATCTCGGCCATCACGAACCTGGCGGAAGGCCTCTCGCCCTTCCCGCTGTCGCACGAGCAGACCCTGAAGTACGCGGCGATCGCGGCCAAGGACCTGGTCACCCTGATTCATTCGTTCACCGAGCGCCTGGCGGCCATTCCACGCGCAGCCGCTCAATAA
- a CDS encoding type VI secretion system Vgr family protein: MSEQAHGAALLASFNRFTQDTRLLRLTTPLGIDLLAECVRGEEGISKGYSFRVDALCTDAHLSLKSLIGQPALLQLLTATSGQMRSFHGHVTAFEISGANGGFARYTLTIEPWTRFLSFGRDSRIFQDKTVIEILDSVFKAYAGRGRLIPDWRFELADSRVYPKRSLTTQYQESDLAFSERLMHEEGLFTFFEHSGAPDSPALGSHVLVIADHNGACQANVQASVEFTRPGAVMRADSVDRWRIESRLATDAIEMGSWDYRTVRQRRVDATGPGGDAALASRDAPGVYAWQDREQGQRIALNQIQALEAARQVHVAAGTVRSFAPGTTFSLHGHAHFDAAGHDGERSFLITRAVHLMHNNLGADVLGSVHKLLGQGVVTTSVADEFGLSGDDRPLYRNRIDAILARVPFRCSGIDAHGRLLHPRPTVRGQQTAIVVGPPGASIHTDRDHRIKIQFHWQRGAASHSRALHPYPEGHTGAPGDDTAGTWVRVLTPIAGANWGSNMVPRIGQEVLVDFLEGDIDRPVVIGSLYNGRGQQDAQHNAVAHGAAAATGNAPAWFPGEGGGHAHPAVLSGLKSQAMNASQEGGGAYSQLVFDDSPGQSRLALQRHTKAHDGAAELNLGQLRHQSDNARLQPAGFGAELKTADGAAVRAGQGLLLSADVRNGGSGSQLDSREAAGQIRESHELQVALATQAQKHNAKLKDEPEPAKFPALGQMGHSAEVIEAADQNAVAYGEPHLQLSSPAGIVAATPADAVLSAGTTTNITAQDINLVAQASSSTLLIGGISLFTYGKASNKTKPNQETGLKLHAASGKLSAQSQSGTTSLVADKTVTVASVTKTVAISAPKKHVLLTAQGAFIKLEGGNIEVHAPGKVEFKASAKELAGPQSASCKKTMPKPGDLKLCEFRAAGAAAAGDSTVPLS; the protein is encoded by the coding sequence ATGTCAGAGCAGGCACACGGCGCGGCGCTTCTCGCGTCGTTCAATCGTTTTACGCAGGATACGCGCCTGCTCCGGTTGACGACACCACTCGGCATCGACCTGCTCGCCGAGTGCGTGCGCGGCGAGGAGGGGATCAGCAAAGGGTATTCTTTTCGAGTCGATGCGCTGTGCACGGATGCGCATCTTTCCCTGAAAAGCCTGATCGGCCAACCGGCGCTGTTGCAACTGCTGACCGCCACCAGCGGCCAGATGCGTTCCTTTCACGGCCACGTCACCGCCTTTGAAATCAGCGGCGCGAACGGCGGCTTTGCCCGTTACACCCTGACGATCGAACCCTGGACGCGCTTCCTTTCGTTCGGCAGGGACAGCCGCATCTTCCAGGACAAGACGGTCATCGAGATCCTCGACAGCGTCTTCAAGGCGTATGCGGGACGCGGCAGGCTGATACCGGACTGGCGTTTCGAGCTGGCCGACAGCCGTGTGTATCCGAAGCGCAGTCTCACCACGCAATACCAGGAAAGCGACCTGGCCTTTTCCGAACGCCTGATGCACGAGGAAGGCCTGTTCACCTTTTTCGAACACAGCGGCGCCCCGGACAGCCCGGCGCTGGGCAGCCACGTGCTGGTGATCGCGGACCACAACGGCGCGTGCCAAGCGAACGTGCAGGCCTCGGTCGAGTTCACCCGGCCGGGCGCCGTCATGCGTGCCGACAGCGTCGACCGCTGGCGGATCGAGTCGCGGCTCGCAACCGATGCGATCGAGATGGGCAGCTGGGATTACCGCACCGTGCGCCAGCGCCGGGTCGATGCCACCGGACCCGGTGGCGACGCAGCGCTGGCCAGCCGCGATGCGCCCGGCGTCTACGCATGGCAGGACCGCGAGCAGGGACAGCGCATCGCCCTCAACCAGATCCAGGCCCTGGAGGCGGCGCGCCAGGTGCACGTGGCCGCCGGCACCGTGCGCAGCTTCGCGCCGGGCACCACTTTTAGTTTGCACGGCCACGCCCATTTCGACGCGGCCGGTCACGACGGCGAGCGCAGCTTCCTCATTACGCGCGCCGTCCACCTGATGCACAACAACCTGGGCGCCGACGTACTGGGCTCCGTGCACAAACTGTTGGGACAGGGAGTAGTGACGACAAGCGTCGCCGATGAATTCGGCCTCTCTGGCGATGACCGGCCCTTGTACCGCAACCGGATCGACGCGATCCTCGCGCGCGTTCCGTTTCGCTGCAGCGGCATCGACGCGCACGGCCGCCTCCTCCATCCGCGTCCGACCGTGCGCGGCCAGCAGACGGCAATCGTCGTCGGCCCGCCTGGCGCAAGCATCCACACGGATCGCGACCACCGCATCAAGATTCAATTCCACTGGCAGCGCGGCGCAGCCAGCCACAGCCGTGCCCTCCACCCTTATCCGGAGGGCCATACCGGTGCGCCAGGCGACGATACGGCGGGCACCTGGGTGCGGGTCCTCACGCCGATCGCCGGCGCGAACTGGGGCAGCAACATGGTGCCGCGCATCGGGCAGGAAGTGCTGGTGGACTTCCTGGAGGGCGATATCGACCGCCCGGTCGTCATCGGCAGCCTGTACAACGGACGCGGCCAGCAGGATGCGCAGCACAACGCGGTGGCCCACGGCGCTGCCGCAGCAACCGGGAATGCGCCCGCGTGGTTTCCGGGCGAGGGCGGCGGACATGCGCACCCGGCGGTGCTGTCGGGGCTTAAATCGCAGGCGATGAATGCCAGCCAGGAGGGCGGCGGGGCCTACAGCCAGCTGGTGTTCGACGACAGTCCCGGCCAGTCGCGCCTGGCCCTGCAGCGGCACACGAAAGCACACGACGGCGCGGCCGAGCTGAACCTCGGCCAGCTGCGGCACCAGAGCGACAATGCGCGCCTGCAGCCGGCCGGCTTTGGCGCCGAACTCAAGACCGCCGACGGCGCGGCAGTGCGCGCCGGACAGGGCCTGCTGCTGTCGGCGGATGTGCGCAATGGCGGCAGCGGCAGCCAGCTCGATTCGCGCGAGGCTGCGGGGCAGATCAGGGAAAGCCATGAATTGCAGGTCGCGCTGGCGACGCAGGCGCAGAAGCACAATGCAAAGCTCAAGGATGAGCCCGAGCCTGCCAAGTTTCCTGCGCTCGGGCAGATGGGCCATAGCGCAGAGGTCATCGAGGCCGCCGATCAGAATGCGGTCGCGTACGGCGAACCGCACCTGCAACTGTCGAGCCCTGCCGGCATCGTCGCTGCCACCCCCGCCGATGCTGTTCTTTCGGCCGGCACGACGACCAACATCACTGCCCAGGACATCAACCTTGTCGCGCAGGCTAGCTCATCTACGCTACTAATTGGCGGTATTAGTCTCTTTACCTACGGCAAAGCCAGCAACAAGACCAAGCCGAACCAGGAGACCGGCCTCAAGCTACATGCGGCCAGCGGCAAGCTGAGCGCACAAAGCCAGTCCGGCACGACCTCTCTGGTTGCGGACAAGACGGTGACGGTGGCCAGCGTCACGAAAACGGTGGCGATCTCGGCGCCGAAGAAGCATGTGCTGCTGACGGCGCAGGGGGCGTTCATCAAGCTGGAGGGCGGGAATATCGAGGTGCATGCGCCGGGGAAGGTGGAGTTTAAGGCGAGTGCAAAAGAGTTGGCGGGGCCGCAGAGCGCCAGTTGCAAGAAAACAATGCCGAAGCCTGGCGATCTGAAGCTTTGTGAGTTCCGGGCCGCCGGTGCAGCAGCTGCCGGCGACAGCACCGTCCCTTTGTCCTGA
- a CDS encoding phosphopentomutase: MSRAFILLLDSFGLGALPDADKYGDTGANTFGHIAEWAAKEGKPMSLPNLERLGLAAAAHKASGEWAAGFNQRDGFTGAWGVAREQSTGKDTQSGHWEIAGVPVLFDWGYFPKTVPSFPKELTDKLQELTGVPGWLGNCHASGTTIIDELGDEHVASGKPILYTSADSVLQIAAHEESFGLERLYAVCEAAYELVKPYNIGRVIARPFLGANGKYKRTSNRHDYAVPPTSPTLLDHVANEGGEVIALGKISDIFAAQGVTRLVKGVDNMALFDRLLEVADEAPAKSLSFVNFVDFDMHFGHRRDVAGYSNALHELDARLPEFMAKLKDGDLVVITADHGCDPTAPGSDHTREHIPMIFFGPNVKPQELPIASTFSDIGATLAKHLGVKPLSNGTALL; the protein is encoded by the coding sequence ATGTCACGCGCATTCATCCTCCTGCTTGATTCCTTCGGCCTGGGCGCGCTGCCCGACGCCGACAAATACGGCGACACGGGCGCCAATACCTTCGGCCACATCGCCGAGTGGGCCGCGAAAGAGGGCAAGCCGATGTCGCTGCCGAACCTCGAGCGCCTCGGCCTGGCAGCCGCCGCCCACAAGGCCAGCGGCGAATGGGCCGCCGGTTTCAATCAACGCGACGGTTTTACGGGCGCCTGGGGCGTCGCGCGCGAACAGTCGACCGGCAAGGACACGCAGAGCGGCCACTGGGAAATCGCCGGCGTGCCGGTGCTGTTCGACTGGGGTTATTTTCCGAAGACCGTTCCTTCGTTCCCGAAGGAGCTGACCGATAAACTGCAGGAGCTGACCGGCGTTCCCGGCTGGCTGGGCAACTGCCACGCTTCGGGCACCACCATCATCGACGAACTCGGTGACGAGCACGTCGCCAGCGGCAAGCCGATTCTGTACACCTCGGCCGACTCGGTGCTGCAGATCGCGGCGCACGAAGAGAGTTTCGGCCTGGAGCGCCTGTACGCGGTCTGCGAGGCGGCCTATGAACTTGTGAAACCCTACAACATCGGCCGCGTGATCGCGCGTCCGTTCCTGGGCGCGAACGGCAAGTACAAGCGCACCAGCAATCGCCACGATTACGCCGTGCCGCCCACAAGCCCGACGCTGCTCGATCACGTCGCCAATGAAGGCGGCGAAGTCATCGCCCTCGGTAAAATCAGCGACATCTTCGCGGCCCAGGGCGTGACCCGCCTCGTCAAAGGCGTCGACAACATGGCGCTGTTCGACCGCCTGCTGGAAGTGGCGGACGAGGCGCCTGCCAAATCGCTGTCGTTCGTGAACTTCGTCGACTTCGACATGCACTTCGGCCACCGCCGCGATGTCGCCGGCTATTCGAACGCGCTGCACGAACTGGACGCGCGCCTGCCCGAGTTCATGGCGAAACTGAAAGACGGCGACCTGGTCGTGATCACCGCCGACCACGGCTGCGATCCGACTGCGCCGGGCTCGGACCACACGCGCGAACACATCCCGATGATTTTCTTCGGCCCGAACGTCAAGCCGCAGGAGCTGCCGATCGCGAGCACCTTCTCCGACATCGGCGCCACGCTGGCCAAACACCTCGGCGTCAAACCTCTCTCCAACGGAACCGCACTGCTATGA
- the deoC gene encoding deoxyribose-phosphate aldolase, with the protein MTQNLDFKRNTAVGLDLGWVNSIKVNRNAADRRAASLANRRTVKKEYQAAWLIRAVQCMDLTTLGGDDTPGRVERLCMKAMRPLRADLMQALGLESLTTGAVCVYHEMITPAVKILQGRLPIAAVSTAFPAGLSSLETKIREIELSVAAGATEIDIVITRQHVLTGNWQALYDEMVAYRQACGEAHVKAILATGDLVTLDNVAKASWVCMMAGADFIKTSTGKEGVNATIPVSLVMTRAIREYYEQTGFQVGYKPAGGVSTAKSALQYLTVMKEELGNDWLQPHLFRIGASSLMTDIERQLEHYVTGAYSAAHRHAQP; encoded by the coding sequence ATGACCCAGAACCTGGACTTCAAACGTAACACCGCCGTCGGCCTCGACCTCGGCTGGGTGAACAGTATCAAGGTCAACCGCAATGCGGCCGACCGCCGCGCCGCCAGCCTGGCGAATCGCCGCACGGTGAAAAAGGAATACCAGGCTGCCTGGCTGATCCGCGCCGTGCAGTGCATGGACCTGACCACCCTCGGCGGCGACGACACCCCGGGCCGCGTCGAGCGCCTGTGCATGAAGGCGATGCGCCCGCTGCGCGCCGACCTGATGCAAGCGCTCGGCCTGGAGTCGCTGACCACCGGCGCCGTCTGCGTCTACCACGAGATGATCACGCCTGCAGTGAAAATCCTGCAGGGCCGCCTGCCGATCGCCGCCGTGTCGACCGCTTTCCCGGCCGGCCTGTCGAGCCTGGAGACCAAGATCCGTGAAATCGAATTGTCGGTCGCCGCCGGCGCCACCGAGATCGACATCGTCATCACGCGCCAGCATGTCCTGACCGGTAACTGGCAGGCCCTGTACGACGAGATGGTCGCCTACCGCCAGGCCTGTGGCGAGGCCCACGTGAAAGCCATTCTCGCCACCGGCGACCTGGTCACGCTGGACAACGTGGCCAAGGCCTCGTGGGTCTGCATGATGGCCGGCGCCGATTTCATCAAGACCTCGACCGGCAAGGAAGGCGTGAACGCCACCATCCCCGTGTCGCTGGTGATGACCCGCGCGATCCGCGAATACTACGAGCAGACCGGTTTCCAGGTCGGCTACAAGCCGGCCGGCGGCGTCTCGACCGCGAAGAGCGCGCTGCAATACCTGACCGTCATGAAGGAAGAGCTGGGCAACGACTGGCTGCAGCCGCACCTGTTCCGCATCGGCGCTTCGAGCCTGATGACCGACATCGAGCGCCAGCTCGAGCACTACGTGACCGGCGCCTACTCGGCCGCACATCGCCACGCGCAACCTTAA
- a CDS encoding cytidine deaminase, whose protein sequence is MKYEKLIDEARAARELAYTPYSKFQVGAALECKDGRIFRGCNVENASYGLCNCAERTAFFSAIAHGYKPGDFTALAVIGQTDGPIAPCGACRQVILELGGNALPVVLTNLKGDIHETTAAGQLPNAFGGWDLNK, encoded by the coding sequence ATGAAATACGAAAAGCTGATCGACGAAGCCCGCGCCGCGCGCGAACTGGCCTACACGCCGTATTCGAAATTCCAGGTCGGCGCCGCCCTCGAATGCAAGGACGGCCGCATCTTCCGCGGCTGTAACGTCGAAAACGCCTCCTACGGCCTGTGCAACTGCGCCGAGCGCACCGCCTTCTTCAGCGCCATCGCCCACGGCTACAAGCCGGGCGACTTCACGGCCCTGGCCGTGATCGGCCAGACCGACGGCCCGATCGCTCCCTGCGGCGCCTGCCGCCAGGTCATCCTGGAACTGGGCGGCAATGCGCTGCCGGTCGTGCTGACCAACCTGAAAGGCGATATCCACGAGACGACCGCGGCCGGGCAACTGCCGAACGCGTTTGGTGGGTGGGACCTGAACAAGTAA
- the deoA gene encoding thymidine phosphorylase produces the protein MFLPQEIIRKKRDGGILSAEEIQFFVRGIPDNTVTEGQIAALAMAVYFNDMTMDERVAFTLAMRDSGQVLEWKSLNLPGPVVDKHSTGGVGDVVSLMLGPMIAACGGFVPMISGRGLGHTGGTLDKFDSIPGYSTVPDPELFRTVVKEVGVAIIGQTAQLAPADKRFYSIRDTTATVESVAMITGSILSKKLSAGLDALVMDVKVGNGAFMPTYAKSVELAESIVSVGNGAGTRTSAILTGMDESLCHAAGNAVEVRVAIDYLTGKARPARLHEVTMALCAEMLVISGLAANDSEARARLQAALDSGEAAERFARMVKALGGPADLMDKPDAYLETAPVIVPVPALQAGFATAVDTRGLGLAVVALGGGRVRPQDAIDFAVGLTNLVELGDAIAVGQPLAMVHARTRQAAEQAVRQVQAAYQIGAAKAAVAPMIHRTIRPE, from the coding sequence ATGTTCCTCCCCCAGGAAATCATCCGCAAGAAGCGCGATGGCGGCATCCTCAGCGCCGAAGAAATCCAGTTTTTTGTCCGCGGCATCCCTGACAATACGGTCACCGAAGGCCAGATCGCGGCCCTCGCGATGGCCGTCTACTTCAACGACATGACCATGGACGAACGCGTCGCCTTTACGCTGGCGATGCGCGATTCCGGTCAGGTCCTGGAATGGAAATCCCTGAACCTGCCGGGTCCCGTGGTCGACAAGCACTCGACCGGCGGCGTCGGCGACGTCGTCTCGCTGATGCTCGGACCGATGATCGCCGCCTGTGGCGGCTTCGTGCCGATGATCTCGGGCCGCGGCCTGGGCCACACCGGCGGTACGCTGGATAAATTCGATTCGATCCCCGGCTACAGCACTGTCCCCGATCCTGAACTGTTCCGCACCGTGGTGAAGGAAGTCGGCGTCGCCATCATCGGCCAGACCGCCCAGCTGGCGCCGGCCGACAAGCGCTTCTACAGCATCCGCGACACGACGGCGACCGTGGAATCGGTAGCGATGATCACCGGCTCGATCCTCTCCAAGAAGCTGTCGGCCGGCCTCGATGCCCTGGTCATGGACGTCAAAGTAGGTAATGGCGCCTTCATGCCGACCTATGCGAAATCGGTCGAGCTGGCCGAGAGCATCGTCAGCGTCGGCAACGGCGCGGGCACCCGCACCTCGGCCATCCTGACCGGCATGGACGAATCGCTCTGCCACGCCGCCGGCAATGCCGTCGAAGTGCGCGTCGCGATCGACTACCTGACCGGCAAAGCGCGCCCGGCGCGCCTGCACGAAGTGACGATGGCGCTGTGCGCCGAGATGCTGGTCATCTCGGGCCTGGCAGCGAACGACAGCGAGGCCCGCGCCAGGCTGCAGGCGGCCCTCGATTCGGGCGAAGCGGCGGAACGCTTCGCGCGCATGGTCAAGGCCCTGGGCGGCCCGGCCGACCTGATGGACAAGCCCGACGCCTACCTCGAGACCGCACCGGTCATCGTGCCGGTGCCGGCTCTGCAGGCCGGCTTCGCCACCGCCGTCGACACCCGCGGCCTCGGCCTGGCGGTCGTCGCGCTGGGGGGCGGCCGCGTGCGTCCGCAGGATGCGATCGACTTCGCCGTCGGCCTGACGAACCTGGTTGAATTGGGCGACGCGATCGCCGTCGGCCAGCCGCTGGCGATGGTCCACGCGCGCACCCGGCAGGCGGCCGAGCAGGCCGTGCGCCAGGTGCAGGCCGCATACCAGATCGGTGCTGCGAAAGCCGCTGTCGCACCGATGATCCACCGTACCATCCGCCCGGAGTAA
- a CDS encoding DUF4123 domain-containing protein gives MNEPFNSQTVRQYAFAVADAGMAECLPDGLIVERLVPNHLGPSAHLMPILIDLNRSASYALDGISNQIRNACENAQAPCITLFIKTKASAREITRHWNSMQLVRPRPGHGLWLRLHDSRVLHQMLRILNPMQSRKMFGLSLAITYWIGGEWVTAERELHYPPGSQSSALGGAEPYAGQERWDWARIERIGLVNRALHHANIRAAAALTSAGALAEELMERAARRYGLIDNADLVEFAARGLRTNPTFDEHPTVARVIKQDAMSAEESSLSDRFALVEEQVWHALCKPTKTPLESQL, from the coding sequence ATGAACGAACCTTTCAATTCCCAGACGGTGCGTCAATACGCATTTGCCGTGGCCGATGCAGGAATGGCCGAATGTCTTCCCGACGGACTGATCGTTGAACGATTAGTGCCTAACCACCTCGGGCCAAGTGCTCACCTGATGCCGATATTGATCGATCTCAACCGATCAGCCAGTTACGCGCTGGACGGCATATCGAATCAAATACGGAATGCTTGCGAGAACGCACAGGCTCCGTGCATAACTCTATTCATCAAGACGAAAGCCTCCGCAAGAGAAATTACCCGCCATTGGAATTCGATGCAGTTAGTGCGGCCTCGGCCGGGACACGGGTTGTGGCTGCGCTTGCACGATTCGCGTGTTCTACATCAGATGCTACGCATATTGAACCCAATGCAGAGCCGAAAGATGTTTGGGCTGTCACTGGCAATTACCTACTGGATAGGCGGGGAGTGGGTGACCGCAGAACGTGAATTGCATTATCCGCCCGGCTCTCAATCCAGCGCTCTTGGTGGCGCTGAACCCTACGCAGGTCAAGAGCGTTGGGACTGGGCCCGAATCGAACGTATCGGCCTCGTTAATCGTGCCCTACATCACGCGAATATTCGGGCGGCCGCGGCGCTGACAAGCGCTGGAGCGTTGGCGGAGGAATTAATGGAACGCGCAGCCAGACGCTACGGCCTTATCGACAATGCCGATCTGGTTGAGTTCGCCGCGCGAGGCCTTCGGACCAATCCCACGTTCGACGAACATCCCACAGTGGCAAGAGTCATCAAGCAGGACGCGATGTCAGCCGAAGAGTCCAGCCTATCCGATCGGTTTGCGCTTGTCGAAGAGCAGGTCTGGCATGCGCTTTGCAAGCCTACGAAAACGCCGCTGGAAAGCCAACTATGA
- a CDS encoding aldehyde dehydrogenase family protein: MPTIKEILQTMDYGPAPESTKEAQAWLDQHGRRFGLFIDNAWTEGAETFASNNPADGSELAQVTQATSDDVNRAVEAARRAQPGWVAMGGHGRAKVMYSIARLLQKHSRLFAVLETLDNGKTIRETRDADLPLAARHFYHHAGWAQLQSEEFADYRAVGVVGQIVPWNFPVLMLAWKIAPALAAGNTIVFKPAEYTSLTALLFAEICQQAGVPAGVVNIVTGDGRVGEAIVNHPGIDKLAFTGSTEVGRIIRKATAGSGKKLSLELGGKSPFIVFDDADLDAAVEGLVDSIWFNQGQVCCAGSRLLVQESVYDRFIAKVKVRMQNLRVGSPLDKSNDIGALVDPVQQQRIHGLVEAARAEGCEIWQPSCEAPVAGSWYLPTLITGASTSAAVAQTEIFGPVLVAMSFRTPGEAVQLANNTVYGLAACVWSESISLALDVAPQIKAGVVWINTANQFDAACGFGGYKESGFGREGGKEGMYEYLTPLSEDARPSAPIVAEKGKVKASDAGSPFAVDRTAKLYIGGKQARPDGAYSRAINGANGAFLADVGEGNRKDIRNAVEAAHKAAGWSKATAHNRAQVLYYIAENLAIRAEEFAARLAAMTGVRDPQREVAASIERLFYWAAWCDKYDGAAHQPPMHGITVALNEPVGVIGVICPNENPLLGFISLVAPALALGNRVVAVPSEAYPLSATDLYQVLDTSDLPGGALNIVTGSADELARTLATHGDIDAVWRHDGSAEGCAEVERLSSETLKRTWVGGGKGRDWFDAKQACGRTVLQHASQVKNVWIPYGV; this comes from the coding sequence ATGCCAACAATTAAAGAGATTCTGCAAACTATGGATTACGGCCCCGCACCCGAGAGCACCAAAGAAGCGCAAGCGTGGCTGGACCAGCACGGACGCCGTTTTGGACTGTTCATCGATAACGCGTGGACCGAAGGTGCCGAGACCTTCGCCTCGAACAACCCGGCCGACGGCTCGGAACTGGCGCAAGTCACCCAAGCCACCTCGGACGACGTGAACCGCGCCGTCGAAGCCGCGCGCCGTGCGCAGCCGGGCTGGGTCGCCATGGGTGGCCACGGCCGCGCGAAAGTCATGTATTCGATCGCGCGCCTGCTGCAAAAGCATTCGCGCCTGTTCGCGGTGCTGGAAACGCTGGACAACGGCAAGACCATCCGCGAAACGCGCGATGCCGACCTGCCGCTGGCCGCACGCCACTTCTACCACCACGCCGGCTGGGCGCAATTGCAGTCGGAAGAATTCGCCGACTACCGCGCCGTCGGCGTGGTCGGCCAGATCGTTCCCTGGAACTTCCCGGTCCTGATGCTGGCGTGGAAAATCGCGCCTGCGCTCGCCGCCGGCAACACCATCGTGTTCAAGCCGGCCGAGTACACCTCGCTGACGGCGCTGTTATTTGCTGAAATCTGCCAGCAGGCCGGCGTGCCGGCCGGCGTGGTGAACATCGTCACCGGCGACGGCCGCGTGGGCGAAGCCATCGTGAATCACCCTGGCATCGACAAGCTCGCCTTTACCGGTTCGACCGAAGTCGGTCGCATCATCCGCAAGGCCACGGCCGGCAGCGGCAAGAAGCTGTCGCTGGAGCTGGGCGGCAAGTCGCCGTTCATCGTCTTCGACGACGCCGACCTGGACGCGGCCGTCGAAGGCCTGGTCGACTCGATCTGGTTCAACCAGGGACAAGTCTGCTGCGCGGGCTCGCGCCTGCTTGTGCAGGAATCGGTGTACGACCGCTTCATCGCCAAAGTCAAAGTGCGCATGCAGAACCTGCGCGTCGGTTCGCCGCTGGATAAATCGAACGACATCGGCGCCCTGGTCGATCCGGTGCAGCAGCAGCGCATCCACGGCCTGGTGGAAGCCGCCCGCGCCGAAGGTTGCGAAATCTGGCAACCGAGCTGCGAAGCGCCTGTCGCCGGCTCGTGGTACCTGCCGACCCTGATCACCGGCGCCTCGACCTCGGCCGCCGTCGCCCAGACCGAGATCTTCGGACCGGTGCTGGTCGCGATGAGCTTCCGCACCCCGGGCGAAGCAGTGCAACTCGCGAACAACACCGTGTATGGTCTCGCCGCCTGCGTGTGGTCGGAATCGATCTCGCTGGCGCTGGACGTCGCGCCGCAGATCAAGGCCGGCGTCGTGTGGATCAACACCGCCAACCAGTTCGACGCAGCCTGCGGCTTCGGCGGCTACAAGGAATCGGGCTTCGGCCGCGAAGGCGGCAAGGAGGGCATGTACGAGTACCTGACCCCGCTGTCGGAAGATGCGCGCCCAAGCGCACCGATCGTCGCTGAAAAAGGCAAAGTGAAAGCTTCGGACGCCGGCAGCCCGTTCGCCGTCGACCGCACCGCCAAGCTCTACATCGGCGGCAAGCAGGCCCGCCCTGACGGCGCCTACAGCCGCGCGATCAACGGCGCCAACGGCGCCTTCCTGGCCGACGTCGGCGAGGGCAATCGCAAGGACATCCGCAACGCCGTGGAAGCCGCGCACAAGGCTGCCGGCTGGTCGAAAGCGACCGCGCACAACCGCGCGCAGGTGCTGTACTACATCGCCGAGAACCTGGCGATCCGCGCCGAGGAATTCGCTGCCCGTCTCGCCGCCATGACCGGCGTGCGTGACCCGCAGCGCGAAGTCGCGGCTTCGATCGAGCGCCTGTTCTACTGGGCCGCGTGGTGCGACAAGTACGACGGCGCCGCCCACCAGCCGCCGATGCACGGCATCACCGTTGCGCTCAACGAGCCGGTCGGCGTGATCGGCGTGATCTGCCCGAACGAGAACCCGCTGCTGGGCTTCATCTCGCTGGTCGCTCCCGCGCTGGCGCTGGGCAACCGCGTCGTCGCGGTGCCGTCGGAAGCCTACCCGCTGTCGGCCACGGACCTGTACCAGGTGCTGGACACCTCGGACCTGCCGGGCGGCGCGCTCAACATCGTCACTGGCTCGGCCGACGAGCTGGCGCGTACGCTGGCCACCCACGGCGACATCGATGCAGTGTGGCGCCACGACGGTTCGGCGGAAGGCTGCGCCGAAGTCGAGCGCTTATCCAGCGAGACGCTGAAGCGCACCTGGGTCGGCGGCGGCAAGGGCCGTGACTGGTTCGATGCGAAGCAGGCCTGTGGCCGCACGGTGCTGCAGCACGCCAGCCAGGTGAAAAACGTCTGGATTCCTTACGGCGTTTGA